The nucleotide sequence GGGTCGATCGCGACCGACTCGCCCGACTGGTGCGTCAGCATGCCGCTGCCGTAACGGCGGAGCCAGAGCGGCCCACCACTCGGGTCGAGCTTGGCCACGAAGACGTCGCGCCCGCCCGCGCTGACCGCCGGGCCACCGCCGAAGTTGACCTGCCCGAAGAACTCGCCCGTCACCACGATGTTGCCGAAGACGTCGACCGCGACGCCCTGGCCACGCTGCGCGCTCATGTTGCCGAAGCTCTTGGCCCAGACCGGGTTGCCCATGGCGTCGAGCTTGGCGATGTACCCGTCGACATTGGCCGTCCCGTCGGCCGAGGTCAGCGCGAACCCGCCGATCGTCATCGCTCCGGCGAACTCGCCCGTGAAGACGACGGCGCCCTGGTTGTCCACGGCCACCGCGAACGCGCGCTGGTTCGAGGCGTCGCCGTAGCTCTTGCTCCACTGGTGCGTGCCGAAGCTGTCGAGCCGCACGACGGCGACGTCGTAATCACCCGCGCTCGTGAGCGTGCCGCCGCCGAAGTTGACGCTGTTCTGGAAGGCCCCGACGAACGTGACCTGGTTCGATCCGGAGGCCGAGACCTCGTAGCCGAACTGCGTGCCCTGGCCGCCGAAGGTCTTGGCCCAGAGCTCGCCACCGGTCGTCGAGTACTTGAGGAGGATCGCGTCGAGGCCGTCGACCCCCATGAGCTGCTGGCCGCCGAAGGTGATGTTGCCCGAGAACTGGCCCGTCACGTAGGCCGCGCCCGCCGCGTCGACCGCGATGTCCATGCCCTGCTGCGTGACCGTGTTGCCGAGCGTCTTCACCCAGACCTGGACGCCCTCCGTGGTCAACTTGGCCACGAAGAGGTCGTCGCCGCCCATGCTCGTGTGCGTGCCACTCCCGAAGCTGAGCGTGCCCTGGAACGAGCCCGTGACGTACACGTTGCCCGAGCCGTCGACGGCGATGCCGTTGCCGACCTGGTTCAGGTTGTTGCCGTACCGCTTCGCCCAGAGGACGTTGCCCATGGGGTCGTACTTCGCGACGAGCAGGTCGAAGCCACCCGCGCTCGTGAGCGTGCCGACGGAGCCGCCGAAGTCGATCGAGCCCTCGAAGTGGCCGATCGTGTAGACGTTGCCCTGGCTGTCCACCGCGACGTCCATGCCGATCTGGTTCGAGGCGTCGCCGTAGGGCTTGCTCGCGACGTGGTTGCCCGTGCACGCGAGCGCCACGCCGTTGCAGTCCTCGTCGGCGGGCGAGGCGCAGTTGTCGAGCGAGGGGAGGACCTCGCCCATGCAGGCGCCGTAACCCGTGCCGTCCGGGAGGCAGGTCTGCATGCCGGGCATGCAGACGCCGACGCCGGACGTGCCATCCTGGCCGGTGTAACAAGACATCGACGTGTTCGGGACGCAGGCGCAGCCGATGCCGTCGTCGACGTTGCCGTCGCAGTCGTCGTCGAGCATGTTGCAGACCTCGACCGCGGGCTGGACCTGCCCGACGCAGGCCTCGTAGGACTTGCCGTCGGCCGCGCACGTGGCCTTGCCCATCATGCAGATGCCGACGCCGGCCGTGCCGCCCGGGCCTTCGTAGCAGTCCATCATCTCGCCCGGCACGCAGACGCAGTCGGCGCCGTCGTCGACCATGCCGTTGCAGTCGTCGTCGACGCCGTTGCACGTCTCGGTCGCGGGTACGACCTCGCCGACGCACGCGCCGAACTCGCCGCTCGGCTCGCAGGTCTGCACGCCTGCGACGCAGGGTCCGACGCCCTGGCTGTCGTCGGGGCCCGAATAACACGGCTGCGTGGTGCCGAGGGTGCAGCCGGCCATGCCGCCCTGGCCGCCCATCCCGCCGGCGCCGCCCTGGCCGCCGATCCCGCCGGCGCCGCCCTGGCCGCCGATCCCGCCGGCGCCGCCCTGGCCGCCGGTGCCGCCGGCGCCGCCCTGCGCGCCTCCGGTGGTGATGGGGGGGGCGTCGCTGCAGCCCGTCACGGCGGTGAGCAGGGCGAGGGTGATCGTGGGGAAAGAAAGAGAAAGAATACGCGATCGGCGAAGCATGCTGGAGCCTCCGGCGTGGACCGAGGGGAGTGTTCCCGAGTTTCCGTCACATTAGCGAATGCAAGGCCATCCACAATAGCCGGGCCGTTTCCTGCCGGTTCCGGCGAGAAATGTCGAGGGAAACGTGCGCTGGGTGCGCTCCTTGACGCCCGGGAGGGGCTCTGCTCTCTTTTTCCCCATGCGAAGCGCCTCCTTGCTTTTTTCTTCGTTCGCCTTGATCGCGGCCGCCGCGTTCGCCTACGGCTGCTCGGCCACGAACACCGACGGGACGTTCCAGGGCGACGGGGGGAAGGGCGGCGAGGCCGGGCAAGGAGGCTCGGCCGGCGGGGGCGGGGAGGGCGGCGAGGCCGGGCAGGGCGGCGCGGGCGGGTTCGACTTCCCGACCGACGGCGGTCCGCCGGAGCCCGAGCTGCCTGGAGAGGTGTTCGGGCACGGCCCGGACCGGCTGTACAAGCTCGATCCCTACACGAAGGAGGTCACGCTCGTGGACTACTTCGAAGGGTGCGGGGTCGACGTCATCGACATCGCGATCGACAAGGACTCGAAGATCTTCGGGACGACCTTCGGGGGGCTCGTCGCGATCGACAAGACGACCGCGAAGTGCACGCTCATCCAGAACGGCAGTTACCCGAACTCGCTCTCGTTCGTGCCCGCAGGGACGCTCGATCCGAACGAGGAGGTGCTCGTCGGGTATCAGATCGCGACGTACGTGCGCATCGACAAGGTCACGGGGGCGGTGACGACCGTCGGCTCGCTCGGGGGCGGGTACGCGTCGAGCGGGGACATCGTGTCGGTGAAGGGCGGCGGGACGTACCTCACGGTGACCGGCAACGGCTGCAGCGATTGCCTGGTCGAGGTGAACCCGAAGACGGGCGCGCTCATCAAGAACTGGGGCCCGGTGGGCTACGACAACGTCTTCGGGATCGCCTTCTGGGCAGGCAGCGTCTACGGCTTCAACCAGTCGGGCTTCCTCTTCGAGATCACCTTCGATCCGAACGGGAGCGGCATCACGTCGACGCAGATCCCGACCTCGGGAGACCTGAACCTGATCTTCTGGGGCGCAGGCTCGACGACGATCGCGCCGATCGAGCCTCCGCCGAAGTGATCCGGTCAGGCGCCGAGCGAGCGGATCGCGTTGAGCATGCGCCGGAAGAGGCCCTCTTCCGGCGTGTCCTGCGTGGTGTCGTCGACGGGGCCGAGGGCGACGACCTCGGCGAGCTGGGTCGAGGCGATGAGCACGCCGGCGCAGCTCGGGCAGCGGAGGATCTCGGGGCCCTGGCCGCGCAGGTGCTCGGGCGCGAGGACATCCTTGCACCGCGGGCAGATGCGATCGCCGGGTTTGGCCTGCGAAACCGCGGGGCGCACGTCGACGGCCGCGGCGACGGTGGAGACGTCGCCGTCGAACCAGTCGATCCACACGGCATGGCAGTCGGCGCAGACGTCGACGAGCGCGCCGGGCGTCGGCTTCTCTTGAAGCAGGCCGCTGCAGAGCGGGCACTGCGGGGAGGCGAGGCGGTACTGCTCGCTCATCGCGCGGCTCCGGTGGGCGTGGGCTCCGCGACGCGCCCGTAGAGCTCGGCGAGCTCGCGCAGGCGCATGGCCGTCTCGCGGCGGAAGACGTCGCCCTGGAGCAAGAAGCGCCAGTTGTCGCGGGTCGTGGCGGGGTTGTTCATGCGCGCCTCGCTGCCGCGCGCGAGCACGTCCTGCATGGGGATGATCGCCGTGCGCGCGGTGGAGGCGAACGCGGCGAGGATGAAGTCCCAGGCGATGTCCTGACCGCTCACGCGGAGGTAACGCTGGATGTGATGGCGCACGTGCGGCGGGGCCGCGCTCCAGAAGCCCACGGTGGTGTCGTTGTCGTGGGTGCCCGGGTAGACGACGTTGTCGGGCTCGTGGTTGTGGGGCAGGTGCGTGTTGTCCGCGTCGCCGCCGAAGGCGAACTGGAGGACACGCATGCCCGGCAGGCCCGCGGCGCGGCGCAGCTCGTGGACGGCTTCGTCGATCATGCCGAGATCCTCGGCGACGAGCGGCATCTTGCCGTGACGCTCGAGCGCCTGGAAGAACGCGAGCCCGGGGCCCGTGACCCACTTTCCGCCGCGCGCGTCGGGCGCGCCGAAGGGGATCTCCCAGTACGCGGCGAAGGCGCGGAAGTGATCGATGCGGGCGATGTCGGTGTGGGCGAGGATGCGGCGGAGGCGCGCGCGCCACCAGGCGAAGTC is from Polyangium spumosum and encodes:
- a CDS encoding SBBP repeat-containing protein — protein: MLRRSRILSLSFPTITLALLTAVTGCSDAPPITTGGAQGGAGGTGGQGGAGGIGGQGGAGGIGGQGGAGGMGGQGGMAGCTLGTTQPCYSGPDDSQGVGPCVAGVQTCEPSGEFGACVGEVVPATETCNGVDDDCNGMVDDGADCVCVPGEMMDCYEGPGGTAGVGICMMGKATCAADGKSYEACVGQVQPAVEVCNMLDDDCDGNVDDGIGCACVPNTSMSCYTGQDGTSGVGVCMPGMQTCLPDGTGYGACMGEVLPSLDNCASPADEDCNGVALACTGNHVASKPYGDASNQIGMDVAVDSQGNVYTIGHFEGSIDFGGSVGTLTSAGGFDLLVAKYDPMGNVLWAKRYGNNLNQVGNGIAVDGSGNVYVTGSFQGTLSFGSGTHTSMGGDDLFVAKLTTEGVQVWVKTLGNTVTQQGMDIAVDAAGAAYVTGQFSGNITFGGQQLMGVDGLDAILLKYSTTGGELWAKTFGGQGTQFGYEVSASGSNQVTFVGAFQNSVNFGGGTLTSAGDYDVAVVRLDSFGTHQWSKSYGDASNQRAFAVAVDNQGAVVFTGEFAGAMTIGGFALTSADGTANVDGYIAKLDAMGNPVWAKSFGNMSAQRGQGVAVDVFGNIVVTGEFFGQVNFGGGPAVSAGGRDVFVAKLDPSGGPLWLRRYGSGMLTHQSGESVAIDPMTNTWVTGTFENIIDFGGGPFTSAGGTDMFLAKLAP
- a CDS encoding zf-TFIIB domain-containing protein, with product MSEQYRLASPQCPLCSGLLQEKPTPGALVDVCADCHAVWIDWFDGDVSTVAAAVDVRPAVSQAKPGDRICPRCKDVLAPEHLRGQGPEILRCPSCAGVLIASTQLAEVVALGPVDDTTQDTPEEGLFRRMLNAIRSLGA